One window from the genome of Methyloradius palustris encodes:
- the rpmA gene encoding 50S ribosomal protein L27: MAHKKAGGSSRNGRDSHSQRLGVKAFGEQVISAGSIIVRQRGTRMHAGENVGMGKDHTLFAKVDGKVAFTVKGALRRKLVNIIPS; this comes from the coding sequence ATGGCACACAAAAAAGCAGGCGGTAGCTCCCGCAACGGTCGCGATTCACACTCACAACGTTTAGGTGTTAAAGCGTTTGGTGAGCAAGTGATTTCAGCTGGCAGCATCATTGTTCGTCAACGTGGTACCCGTATGCATGCAGGCGAAAACGTCGGTATGGGTAAAGACCACACCTTGTTTGCAAAAGTAGATGGTAAAGTAGCTTTCACGGTTAAAGGTGCTTTGCGCCGTAAACTGGTTAATATCATCCCATCTTAA
- the rplU gene encoding 50S ribosomal protein L21 has translation MYAVIKTGGKQYRVTSGLKLKVEKLIGEVGSSVTLDQVLMLADGDNVTIGAPLIAGATVQATVVSHGRGDKVMIFKFRRRKHYRKTQGHRQSYTEIQIGELGASTAAKPAKAAKAAKTEATA, from the coding sequence ATGTACGCAGTAATTAAAACGGGCGGTAAGCAATACCGCGTAACCTCTGGCTTAAAGCTTAAGGTTGAAAAATTAATCGGTGAAGTTGGTAGCAGCGTTACCCTTGACCAAGTATTGATGCTGGCTGATGGCGATAATGTCACCATTGGTGCACCTCTGATTGCTGGCGCAACTGTGCAAGCAACCGTGGTTTCGCATGGTCGTGGCGATAAAGTGATGATCTTTAAGTTCCGTCGCCGTAAGCACTATCGTAAAACCCAAGGTCATCGTCAGTCTTATACTGAAATCCAAATTGGTGAACTTGGTGCTAGCACAGCAGCTAAGCCAGCCAAAGCCGCTAAGGCAGCAAAAACAGAAGCAACTGCTTAA
- a CDS encoding polyprenyl synthetase family protein: protein MEAVDAVIRASLHSDVALVNQVANYIIHSGGKRLRPALVLLSAGVFGKINPQHHSLAAVVEFIHTATLLHDDVVDESSKRRGRATANTLFGNAASVLVGDFIYSRAFQMMVSVQNMRVMEVLAEATNIIAEGEVLQLLNVHDADVTDEAYLKVIHYKTAKLFEAATRLGAIICNATEQDEQALAEYGMRLGTAFQLIDDVLDFSGDSTEIGKNLGDDLAEGKPTLPLLYAMRQGTEAERAVIRNAIEHGGLEQLDAVMQAVHETGALEHVRKVAQNEAEIGCAAIAHLPHSEFHQALIDLASFAVQRNS from the coding sequence ATGGAAGCGGTTGATGCGGTCATTCGCGCCTCCCTTCATTCTGATGTGGCACTTGTTAATCAAGTGGCCAATTACATTATACATAGCGGTGGCAAGCGTTTAAGACCCGCACTCGTGCTGCTATCTGCAGGTGTCTTCGGCAAAATAAATCCCCAACATCATTCACTAGCTGCAGTGGTTGAGTTCATCCACACCGCGACCTTGTTGCATGATGACGTTGTTGATGAGTCTTCAAAACGCCGTGGACGTGCTACCGCAAATACCCTGTTTGGGAATGCTGCGAGCGTATTGGTGGGAGATTTCATCTATTCACGTGCTTTTCAGATGATGGTCAGTGTGCAAAATATGCGCGTGATGGAAGTGTTGGCAGAAGCCACCAACATCATTGCCGAAGGTGAAGTATTGCAACTGCTCAATGTGCATGATGCCGATGTCACTGATGAAGCTTATCTCAAAGTGATCCACTACAAAACGGCCAAACTGTTTGAAGCAGCCACTCGACTCGGCGCAATTATCTGCAATGCCACAGAGCAAGATGAGCAAGCACTTGCAGAGTACGGCATGCGTTTAGGCACTGCATTTCAGCTGATTGATGACGTGCTGGATTTCAGTGGCGACTCAACAGAAATCGGCAAGAATCTTGGTGATGATCTAGCGGAAGGTAAACCGACACTGCCCTTACTATATGCAATGCGCCAAGGTACCGAAGCAGAGCGCGCTGTCATTCGTAACGCGATTGAGCATGGCGGCCTTGAACAGCTAGACGCTGTGATGCAAGCTGTCCATGAAACAGGGGCTTTGGAACACGTAAGAAAAGTTGCTCAAAATGAGGCTGAGATTGGTTGCGCAGCAATTGCGCATCTGCCTCACTCGGAGTTTCATCAAGCGCTGATTGATTTAGCCAGCTTCGCAGTACAGCGAAACTCTTGA
- the coaE gene encoding dephospho-CoA kinase (Dephospho-CoA kinase (CoaE) performs the final step in coenzyme A biosynthesis.) encodes MYVIALTGGIGAGKSEAAKIFASLGIPIVDVDVISRQLTTAGHPVMTKIADAFGRDFVTADGALNRPAMRERIFAVDADRKKLESILHPVIHEKALQELDKHRDAPYQVLAIPLFFETNRYSGVVKRTLLVDCEEAQQISRTMQRSGMTESTVRSIIASQASRSYRRALANDIIDNTGTFEELAEKVKEKHEKYMQACVDSE; translated from the coding sequence ATGTATGTCATTGCATTAACTGGTGGTATTGGTGCTGGTAAAAGTGAAGCCGCAAAAATATTTGCCTCTTTGGGCATACCTATTGTCGATGTGGATGTGATTTCGCGACAACTCACCACCGCAGGCCACCCAGTCATGACCAAAATAGCAGACGCTTTTGGTAGAGACTTTGTGACTGCCGATGGCGCACTTAATCGCCCTGCCATGCGCGAACGTATTTTTGCTGTTGATGCAGATCGCAAAAAATTAGAATCCATATTGCACCCTGTAATTCACGAAAAAGCCTTACAGGAACTTGATAAACATCGCGACGCGCCTTATCAAGTCTTGGCGATTCCACTGTTTTTTGAGACCAATCGCTACAGCGGCGTCGTCAAACGTACATTGCTGGTAGATTGCGAAGAGGCTCAGCAAATCAGCCGTACCATGCAACGTAGCGGTATGACTGAATCGACTGTACGCTCGATTATTGCATCACAGGCTTCACGTAGTTATCGACGCGCGTTGGCAAACGATATCATCGACAATACGGGCACTTTTGAAGAGCTCGCAGAAAAGGTCAAAGAAAAGCATGAAAAATATATGCAAGCTTGCGTGGATAGTGAATAA